In the genome of candidate division KSB1 bacterium, the window TTTTGGATCGTTAAGAGAATTGCATTATCAGTTCAGCCTTGCCAAACGTCTGGGATATTTAAAGGATGATGACATATCTAACTATGATTCAAAAATCATAGAGACTGAAAAGGTCTTAGGCGCTTTGATTCGATCATTACGCAAAACCTAACAGCCTACAACCTACAGCCTAAACACCAGAATAGTTACGAAAATATCCCGAATGCGTGATTTAAAATACGAGAGCATCATGAACCCAATTTCAAATATCCCGCTTGGGGCAACGGCGGTAAAGTCAATCGCAGTAACCAGAGAATTAACAGTTGCCCATTTCCACGAGCACATGCCGGAGTCTATGGCACTCCGATGTCCGAACTATGAATTCGGTGACCTTCGGTGTCTTCGGCGCAGTTCGGTGGGAATAAGTTTTTATAATCCCAATAAGCGACAGAGCGATGAACGTAGAGCGATATGACATGTTTTGTGTAGCGCTCCACGCTTCTCGCTCTTCGCCTTTGGGATTTGGTCAATTGGAATTTTTGCTTCCTAAAGCGGCCAATGCACCTGTGCCCTACCCCTACTTCGGCTGCATCCGGATGGCTCCGTCCAGCCGAATCACTTCCCCATTTAACATTGGATTCTCGACGATCGCTTGCGCAAGTTGAGCGTACTCAGGCGGATTTCCCAGTCTCGGCGGGAACGGCACCATTTTCCCCAGTGCCTCTCGGGCTTCTTCCGGAAGTGCATCGAACAAGGGTGTATCAAACAAACCGGGCGCAATCGTCATCACGCGAATTCCCATTCTGGCCAGATCCCTTGCAATTGGCAGGGTCATGCCAACAATACCGCCCTTGGAGGCGGAATAAGCGACCTGACCTATTTGACCATCAAAAGCTGCAACTGAAGCGGTGTTGACAATCACGCCGCACTCTCCTTCGGCATCGGGTGTATTCCGGCCCATTGCCGCGGCTGCGAGTCGAATGCAGTTGAACGTGCCGATCAGGTTGACCTCGAGGACTTTCTTAAAACTGTCCAATGCGTGGGGACCATCTTTGCCAATGGTTTTCTCTGCGATGCCGATTCCGGCACAATTGATCAGAATCTTCAGCGAACCAAATTTTTCCAAAGCCGTGTCGACAGCGTTTTGAACATCTGCTTCCAGGGCAACGTTGGTTTTGACAAAACAAACAGCACTTCCCAGCTCCTGCGCCAGCTTGCTGCCACGCTCGTCGTTCAAGTCTGCAATCACGGCTTGGGCCCCACTTTCAACAAAGCGCCGCACGCAGGCTTCACCGAGCCCGGATGCGCCGCCGGTAACTATCGCCACGGCATTCTTCAGATTCATGAGTCCCTCTCCTTTTGGTTAAACCTCAGTTTCATGAGAAAAAAGCATTTGATTTTTTTAAAACCATTAAGTACTTTTTATTATCCTTTTAATACCAAAAATTACCAAAAATATAACCTTCCGCTTCTCTTTGCGCAAGTTTTTATTTCAGTTGGCGGCGGTCAATTGTAAATCACCTAACAGGTGATCCCGAAGAAAGTCGGGACACGACGTAAATTCAAAACCAAAGGCCAACAGCTAATGGCCAAACGCGTATTTTAGGTCAATAGAAAGCATGTCCACTGAAATCATCGACCAGGCAATCTTTATTCGAAAAGGGGAAGAGCTCGATCTTGGTCCACTAGAAGCGTATTTAAACGACAAGCTTCCGGAGCCGGGAGGCAAGCTCGAAATCCAGCAATTCCCCAGCGGGTTTTCGAATTTGACTTATCTGCTCCGTTTCGGTGAGCAAGAATTGGTCTTGCGGAGGCCGCCGTTTGGCGCGAATATCAAGAGCGCACACGATATGGGCCGCGAGTACTACGTGCTATCGAATTTAATTGAGGTTTATCCAAAAGTGCCGCGACCTTTGGTCTACTGCGAAGACGAGTCGGTTATCGGCGCCCCCTTTTATGTGATGCAGCGGGTACAGGGCGTGATCCTGCGCAAGCAGCCGCCAAAAGGTCTTGATTTGTCTCCGGATCTCATGAAGCGCCTGTCCGAATCATTCGTCGATAACCTGGTCGAGCTGCACCGAGTCGATTTCGCCGCCGCCGGTTTGTCAGAACTTGGCCGGCCCGAAGGATATGTCGCACGTCAGGTAAACGGCTGGACCAAGCGTTACCGAAACGCCCAAACCGATGAGATTGCAGAGCTCGACCAGGTCATCGCCTGGCTCGG includes:
- a CDS encoding 3-hydroxyacyl-CoA dehydrogenase, coding for MNLKNAVAIVTGGASGLGEACVRRFVESGAQAVIADLNDERGSKLAQELGSAVCFVKTNVALEADVQNAVDTALEKFGSLKILINCAGIGIAEKTIGKDGPHALDSFKKVLEVNLIGTFNCIRLAAAAMGRNTPDAEGECGVIVNTASVAAFDGQIGQVAYSASKGGIVGMTLPIARDLARMGIRVMTIAPGLFDTPLFDALPEEAREALGKMVPFPPRLGNPPEYAQLAQAIVENPMLNGEVIRLDGAIRMQPK
- a CDS encoding phosphotransferase family protein, which encodes MSTEIIDQAIFIRKGEELDLGPLEAYLNDKLPEPGGKLEIQQFPSGFSNLTYLLRFGEQELVLRRPPFGANIKSAHDMGREYYVLSNLIEVYPKVPRPLVYCEDESVIGAPFYVMQRVQGVILRKQPPKGLDLSPDLMKRLSESFVDNLVELHRVDFAAAGLSELGRPEGYVARQVNGWTKRYRNAQTDEIAELDQVIAWLGDNMPAEVSASLIHNDYKYDNVVLDPADLTKIVAVLDWEMATLGDPLMDLATTLSYWAEKGEPAPLVFGPTALPGNMNRMQLVDHYQERSGLEVANPVFYFAFGLFKLAVIVQQIYARYKKGDTRDERFATLIDGVRACAALAGTAVDKDSIHELI